The genomic segment CCGGGCACATGGAGACGACGAGTCGGGTAGGCGCGCAGGCGTCGGCCGCGGAGGGCGGACAACAGGTCCCCTCCGCCCGCCGCACGGTCGACAGCTACCTGCTGGCGCCCTTCCCGTGGTACGGCCTCGACGAGGCCTTCACGGGGCCGCGCTGGCTGATGCAGGTCGGTATGTCGGCGGAAGGAGCCGTCGAGCACGGCTCGATCGGACACGGCGACGAGCCCTCGGTGCGCAACGAGTACACCGCCGGGTCGGACGACGAGGCCAAGGAGCGGTTCGCGGTCGTGGTGACCGTCGCGGCGAACGACGTGCGCCGCAGCGCGGACGGCACCGGTGTGCTGGAGGCCACGTCGGTCTCCTCGGCGGCGTGGCTGGCGGGTGTCGGACTGCTGACCTTCACCTGGCCCGGGCAGCTGGACCACTCCCTGCGGGACGACTGGCTGGATCAGCAGACCGAGACGGCGTGGGTCCTGGCGGACGATCTCGCCGGGGCGGACTGGTCGACGCTGTCGCTGCCGGTGGACGGGGTGCCCACGCCGTTCCACTACCGGGAGTCCGAGTTCGGGTGGGTGCTCGCCGGGTCCACGTCGGAGGGGGTGCACGTGGGGGCGTACGGGAGAGGGATGAGCGCGTACGGGATCGCTTTCGCCATGATCAAGGACATCGCCTCGTACGCCGCCGAGTAGCGGAGCGAGCCGAGCCGAAGGGGCACCGCGTCGTGCTGGTGCGGTGCCCCCTCTTCGCCGTAGGGCGCAGGGTGTGCCCGGCTGCGGGCGCGGGGAGCGCCCTCAGCCGCGTAGCGGGCCTAGAACTTGTTCCTCGGGGTGATTCCCAGGCTCATGCCCGACAGGCCCCTCTGACGGCCGCCCAGCTTGCCGGCGATGGCGCGGAGGGCGGCGCCGGCGGGGGAGTCGGGGTCGGACAGGACGACGGGGCGGCCATCGTCGCCGCCCTCGCGGAGGCGGACGTCGATGGGGATGCTGCCGAGGACCGGGACCGTGGCACCGGTGGTGCGGGTGAGGCCGTCGGCGACGGACTGGCCGCCGCCCGTGCCGAAGACGTCGACCATCTCGTCGCAGTGCGGGCAGGGGAGGCCCGCCATGTTCTCGACGACGCCGACGATCTTCTGGTGGGTCTGGACGGCGATGGAACCGGCGCGCTCGGCGACCTCGGCCGCCGCCTGCTGGGGGGTCGTGACGACGAGGATCTCGGCGTTCGGGACCAGCTGCGCCACCGAGATGGCGATGTCGCCCGTGCCCGGCGGGAGGTCGAGGAGCAGGACGTCCAGGTCGCCCCAGTAGACGTCCGAGAGGAACTGCTGGAGGGCGCGGTGGAGCATCGGGCCGCGCCAGACCACGGGGGTGTTGCCCGGGGTGAACATGCCGATCGAGATGACCTTCACACCGTTCGCGGACGGCGGCATGATCATGTTCTCGACCTGGGTGGGGAGGCCGTCGGCGCCCAGCATGCGGGGCACGGAGTGGCCGTAGATGTCGGCGTCGACGACACCGACCTTGAGGCCGTCGGCCGCCATGGCCGCCGCCAGGTTCACCGTCACCGAGGACTTGCCGACGCCGCCCTTGCCGGACGCGACGGCGTACACCCGGGTGAGGGAGCCCGGCTTGGCGAACGGGACCTCGCGCTCGGCCTGGCCGCCGCGCAGCGCGTTCGCCAGTTCCTTGCGCTGTTCGTCGCTCATGACGTCGAGTTCGACGTCGACACGGGTGACGCCCTCGACCCGCGACACCGCCTCGGTCACGCGCTGGGTGATCGTCTCGCGCATGGGGCAGCCGGAGACCGTCAGGTACACGGCGACCGCGACCGCTCCGTCCGCGCCGATCTCCACGGACTTCACCATCCCGAGTTCGGTGATGGGGCGGTTGATCTCGGGGTCGTTCACCGTCGACAGTGCTTCGCGCACCGCGTCTTCCGTAGCCATAAGGACGATGGTACGGCGACGCGAGGGGCCGCTGGGAGCCCCGTCAGCGGTCGCCCATGTCACGTCCGCGCGGATGTTCCGGCGGGAATACGGTTCGGGTCTCGCGCGGACCGTCACCGTCGCGCTCGTGCAGTTCCCTGACCAGGTCGTGGAGCTCCGAGCGCAGCCAGTCGCGGGTGGCGACCTCGCCGAGGCCGATGCGCAGCGCGGCGATCTCCCTGGTGAGGTACTCGGTGTCGGCGATCGAGCGCTCGTTCTGCTTGCGGTCCTGTTCGAGGTTGACCCGGTCGCGGTCGTCCTGCCGGTTCTGCGCGAGGAGGATCAGCGGGGCGGCGTACGAGGCCTGCAGGGAGAGCATCAGGGTCAGGAAGATGAAGGGGTAGTGGTCCCAGCGCAGGTCGCGTGGGGCGAAGACGTTCCACAGCACCCACAGGATGATGACGACCGTCATCCAGACGATGAACCGCCCGGTGCCCAGGAACCGCGCGATCCGCTCCGACAGCCGTCCGAAGGCCTCCGGGTCCCACTCGGGCAGCAACTTGGGCCGGCGCGGCAGCGGTTGGTCGAGCCGGGTACGCGGGCGGGCGGTGGCCCCGGAGAGCGTGCGCTCCCGCTGGGGCGCCCCGGAGGGCGACGTGCGCTCCCGCGCTCCCGCGCCGGAGTGTGCCCGCTCACGCCCCGCGTGCCGCCCGTCCCGCCCACCGTGCCGCCCGTCACGTCCCTCGCGGCCGTCCCGTTCAGGAGCCATGGGCGGCCCCCTCGTCGTCGACTGCGACGCCGTCGTCCTCGTGCAGATGGAACTCCGCCTCCCGCCAGTCCTCGGGCAGCATGTGGTCCAGTACGTCGTCCACGGTCACCGCGCCCAGCAGCGAGCCGCTCTCGTCGACCACGGGCGCCGCGACCATGTCGTACGTCGCGAAGAACCCGGCGACGGCCCGCAGCGCCGCCTCCGGGTCCAGTGGCTGGAGATCGTCGTCGAGGATCGAGCCGACCAGGGTGTACGGCGGATCGCGCAGCAGCCGCTGGAAGTGGACCGTGCCGAGGTACTTGCCGGTCGGGGTCTCGTCCGGCGGCCGGCACACGTACACCTGGGCGGCGAGCGCGGGGGACAGGTCGGCGTTGCGGACCCGGGCGAGCGCGTCGGCGACGGTCGCGTCCGGGCGCAGCACGATCGGTTCGGTGGTCATCAGACCGCCGGCGGTCTTCTCCTCGTACGCCATGAGCCGCCGAACGTCCGCCGCGTCGTCCGGCTGCATCAGCGTCAGCAGCCGCTCCTGCTCGTCCTCCGGGAGTTCGGCGAGGAGGTCGGCGGCGTCGTCCGGGTCCATGGCCTCCAGGACGTCGGCGGCCCGCTCCTCCTTGAGCTTGCCGAGGATCTCGATCTGGTCGTCCTCGGGCAGCTCCTCCAGGACGTCGGCGAGCCGGTCGTCGTCGAGGGCGGCGGCGACCTCGGCCCGGCGCTTGGGGGAGAGGTGGTGCAGCACGTTGGCCAGGTCGGCCGGGCGGAGCTGCTCGAAGGTCGCGAGGAGGTTCTCGGCGCCCTGCCCGTGCTCCTCCAGGGAGAACCCGGTGACCGCCGACCACTCCACGGTCAGCGTCTCGCCCTTGTGACGCCGGAAGGCGCCCCCCTTGCCCTTCCGTACGAACACCCGGTCGATCTCCCAGTCCCGGCGGGCCGGCAGCTGCTGCACCGAGATGTCGCGGACGGTCACCTCCTCGCCGGTCTCGACGAGGGTCACGCGCCGGTCCAGAAGCTCTCCGATGACCAGCCGTTCGGTGGGGCGCTGCTCGAACCGGCGCACGTTCACGACACCGGTGGTGATGACCTGGCCGGATTCGACGCCGGTGACCCGGGTCATGGGCAGGAAGATCCGGCGGCGGGTGGACAGTTCGACGACCAGACCGAGCAGGCGCGGCGGTTTGCGCCCCACCCGCAGGATGGCCACCAGATCCCGGACTCGGCCCACCTGGTCGCCGTTCGGGTCGAAGACGGCGACGCCGGAGAGGTGGGAGACGAAGATCCGGGGCGCCACTGCCGCCATGAGCCGCCCCTTTCCTTCCCGTCGCGAGGGGATTGTCCGCCGAGGAGGGCTTCAGGCTAGCCCGTCCCGATCGGATACGCCCTGGTGAGCGGTGCGGACGGACTGGCTCAGTGGTGTGCCGGGAGCCCCGGTACTCTGCGGTACGCCTGGACTCCCCACGAAGAGGTGCATCGCCCGTGACTGTGATTCCCCGTACCCGAAGGGCCGCACTGGTGAGCGCCGTCTGCACCCTGGTGGTCGGCGGGCTGGGGCTCACGGGGTGCAGCGAGGATCCGGACGAGGGCACCAACGGGGTCGGCAAGCTGGAGCCGGCGAAGATCCAGAGCACCACGAAGGCGGTGGCCACGGCGGCGGACACGGTCCGGCTGTCCGGAGCCGTGGTGAGCAACGGCAGGACCTACAAGCTGGACATGCGCCTGAAGGAGGACGGCGGCACGGGCTCCGTGACGTCGGAGGGCTCCACCTTCCGGCTGCTGAAGGTCGGCGAGCACCTCTTCCTGAAGGCCGACGCGGACTTCTGGGACCACCAGGACTCCGGGAAGGGCGGCGAGGGCCACGGCGATTCGGAGGCGGCCGCCGCGGACAAGCTGGACGGCATGTATGTGAAGGTGCCGACCGGGGACCCCGCCTACAGGCGGTTCAGCGGCTTCA from the Streptomyces sp. NBC_00310 genome contains:
- a CDS encoding magnesium transporter MgtE N-terminal domain-containing protein, with the translated sequence MAAVAPRIFVSHLSGVAVFDPNGDQVGRVRDLVAILRVGRKPPRLLGLVVELSTRRRIFLPMTRVTGVESGQVITTGVVNVRRFEQRPTERLVIGELLDRRVTLVETGEEVTVRDISVQQLPARRDWEIDRVFVRKGKGGAFRRHKGETLTVEWSAVTGFSLEEHGQGAENLLATFEQLRPADLANVLHHLSPKRRAEVAAALDDDRLADVLEELPEDDQIEILGKLKEERAADVLEAMDPDDAADLLAELPEDEQERLLTLMQPDDAADVRRLMAYEEKTAGGLMTTEPIVLRPDATVADALARVRNADLSPALAAQVYVCRPPDETPTGKYLGTVHFQRLLRDPPYTLVGSILDDDLQPLDPEAALRAVAGFFATYDMVAAPVVDESGSLLGAVTVDDVLDHMLPEDWREAEFHLHEDDGVAVDDEGAAHGS
- a CDS encoding DUF1003 domain-containing protein, with the protein product MAPERDGREGRDGRHGGRDGRHAGRERAHSGAGARERTSPSGAPQRERTLSGATARPRTRLDQPLPRRPKLLPEWDPEAFGRLSERIARFLGTGRFIVWMTVVIILWVLWNVFAPRDLRWDHYPFIFLTLMLSLQASYAAPLILLAQNRQDDRDRVNLEQDRKQNERSIADTEYLTREIAALRIGLGEVATRDWLRSELHDLVRELHERDGDGPRETRTVFPPEHPRGRDMGDR
- a CDS encoding Mrp/NBP35 family ATP-binding protein translates to MATEDAVREALSTVNDPEINRPITELGMVKSVEIGADGAVAVAVYLTVSGCPMRETITQRVTEAVSRVEGVTRVDVELDVMSDEQRKELANALRGGQAEREVPFAKPGSLTRVYAVASGKGGVGKSSVTVNLAAAMAADGLKVGVVDADIYGHSVPRMLGADGLPTQVENMIMPPSANGVKVISIGMFTPGNTPVVWRGPMLHRALQQFLSDVYWGDLDVLLLDLPPGTGDIAISVAQLVPNAEILVVTTPQQAAAEVAERAGSIAVQTHQKIVGVVENMAGLPCPHCDEMVDVFGTGGGQSVADGLTRTTGATVPVLGSIPIDVRLREGGDDGRPVVLSDPDSPAGAALRAIAGKLGGRQRGLSGMSLGITPRNKF